The proteins below are encoded in one region of Lactuca sativa cultivar Salinas chromosome 3, Lsat_Salinas_v11, whole genome shotgun sequence:
- the LOC111877663 gene encoding vacuolar-processing enzyme, protein MSWYLVLNLSLLLLILATPSLEGGRLSCLLNNKSCSLIETEKEQDDGTTWAVLVAGSNEYYNYRHQADVCHAYQILKRGGLKDENIIVFMYDDIAHHESNPKPGVIINNPKGHDVYAGVPKDYTKDSVTAANLYAVILGDKKSVKGGSGKVVDSKPNDRIFIYYTDHGGPGTLGMPDSPNVYAKDFIEVLEKKHAAGTYKEMVIYVESCESGSIFEGLLAENLNIYVTTASKADENSWGTYCPDMEPPPPPEYDTCLGDLYSVAWMEDSDKQGDNGETLEQQYKTVKVRTYNNNSTEGSHVMEYGTKSIRSESISLYQGFSASNVTDNTYIYNGHMGVVNQRDVDLVFFQKKYEKMIEGSQEKIDMLKQITNIKNHRSHLDSSVDAIGTRLFGSSNGPLILGSLRAQGKPIVDDWECLKSTVRVYETHCGSLTQYGMKHMRAFANICNNKVTQADMSDASMAACSGYDVGQWSPLKKGYSA, encoded by the exons ATGTCCTGGTATTTGGTTCTCAATCTAAGCCTTTTGCTACTAATTCTAGCCACGCCATCCTTGGAAGGTGGTCGGCTGTCATGTCTGCTAAATAATAAATCATGTTCACTTATAGAGACAGAAAAAGAACAAGATGATGGCACAACATGGGCAGTTCTTGTTGCTGGATCAAACGAATACTATAATTATAGACATCAG GCAGATGTTTGTCATGCATATCAAATATTGAAAAGaggaggattaaaagatgaaaATATTATAGTGTTCATGTACGATGATATTGCACATCACGAGAGTAACCCAAAACCTGGAGTAATAATAAACAATCCCAAAGGACACGATGTCTATGCTGGAGTTCCTAAG GATTACACTAAAGATAGCGTGACAGCGGCCAATCTGTATGCTGTGATTCTCGGTGACAAAAAATCAGTAAAAGGCGGAAGTGGAAAGGTGGTTGATAGTAAACCAAACGATAGGATCTTCATATATTACACCGATCATGGTGGCCCCGGAACCCTTG GAATGCCAGACTCTCCGAATGTCTATGCCAAAGACTTCATTGAGGTTTTGGAAAAGAAGCATGCTGCTGGGACTTACAAAGAAATG GTTATATATGTCGAATCCTGTGAGAGTGGAAGTATCTTCGAAGGTCTTTTGGCCGAAAATCTTAATATATATGTCACAACAGCATCAAAAGCAGATGAAAATAGTTGGGGAACTTATTGTCCGGATATGGAACCCCCTCCCCCACCCGAATACGACACCTGCTTAGGTGATTTGTATAGCGTCGCTTGGATGGAAGATAG CGACAAGCAAGGTGACAATGGTGAAACATTGGAGCAACAATATAAGACG GTAAAGGTGAggacttataataacaatagcaCGGAAGGATCTCATGTAATGGAGTATGGTACTAAGAGCATTCGTTCAGAGAGTATTTCTCTTTATCAAGGTTTCAGTGCATCTAATGTCACTGATAACACCTACATTTACAACGGTCATATGGGTGTTGTTAATCAAAGAGACGTAGACCTAGTGTTTTTCCAAAAAAAG TATGAGAAAATGATCGAAGGGTCTCAAGAAAAAATAGACATGTTGAAGCAGATCACTAATATAAAGAATCATCGATCACATTTGGATAGCAGTGTGGATGCCATAGGTACACGGTTATTTGGATCAAGCAATGGTCCATTGATCCTTGGTTCCCTTCGAGCTCAAGGGAAGCCAATTGTAGATGATTGGGAATGTCTTAAATCTACG GTTCGAGTGTATGAGACACATTGCGGTTCACTgacacaatatgggatgaaacaTATGCGGGCATTTGCCAACATTTGTAACAATAAGGTCACACAAGCGGATATGAGTGATGCTTCCATGGCTGCTTGTAGTGGTTATGATGTTGGGCAATGGAGCCCTTTGAAGAAAGGATATAGCGCTTGA